CGTCGTCAGGCTGATGTACCTCTGGCCGACCATCACGGGCCCGCTTGGCTTCAACATCAGCAATCAGACGGGCAACAACCGCCTGCTGATCGCGACCTCCGTACTCAAGTCGGAGTATTACTGATGGCGCCTCGCATCGCTCCCTTCCTCAGGCGCCCGTTCTTCAGGCGCCCGTTCCTCAAGCGACTGCGCGAAAGCGCCGACGGCGCCGCTCTGGTCGAATTCGCCGTCGCCTTCCCGGTCCTGCTGCTGCTCTATGTCGGGTCCTACACCCTTTCGGATGCCATCGCCTGCAACCGCAAGGTCACCGTGACCGCGCGTACCCTGACCGACCTCACGACGCGCTATCCCCTTCTGACCCAGGCGGATGCGACCAACATCCTCAATGCCAGTGCCCAGGTCCTGTCGCCCTATTCGGTCAATAATGCGATCATCGGCGTGAGCGAGGTCCAGGTCATCGATGCCACGCATGCGACGGTGATCTGGAGCAAGGCCCTGAATGCCCCGGGACTCACTGCGGGAACCTCGGTGATCATTCCGAACAACATGTCCCCGACGGGGACCTATCTGATCCTCGGCCAGGTCCAGTACGCCTACACGCCCAGCGTTCGCTATTTCAACACCGGCTCGATCAATCTGGCCGATTCCATCCTGATGCTTCCCCGCGTCTCCGATCAGGTGCCACTGACATGAGGAACCCGTTGCTTGCCCGGCTTGCGGCCGGATGCCGTGCGAAGCTTCGCCATCTCAAGGCGGACCGCCGCGGCAACGTCATGATGATCCTGGGTTTCGCCCTGCTCCCCATGGTTTTCGCGACCGGCTTCGGCATCGACTACAATCGGGCGATGAAGCTGAAGACGCGGATGAACGCAGCCGCCGACGCGGCGGCGCTCGCGGCGGTGAACGTCAAGATGATGCAGCAGCCCGACAGCGCGGCAGTGGCAGCGGCGCGCGCCATGTTCAATGCTCAGGTCACCGGCCTGCAGGGCATGGTCTACGACCCGACCAATCCGAACAATCCCACGGTCCAGATCGTCTCGACGGGGGGGTCAACACCGGGCGGACCGTGACCGTGACCTACACGGCGGCCTCGTCTAACGTGTTCAGCGGCGTCCTCGGCGTCCCGACGCTTCCGGTCAACGGCTCGTCGACGGCAAACGCCACGCGCGCGCCGAACATCAATTTCTTCCTGACCATGGATACCTCGCCGTCGATGCTGCTGCCTTCGACCAGCGCTGGCCTCACCGCGATCAGCAACGCCACGTCGACGTCGCATCTGTCGAACGGCTGCGCCTTCGCCTGCCACACCCAGAACCCGCACAACGACAACATCTATATCCAGAACAGCGCGGGCAAGGACATCTGGCTCGACAATTCCAGCGGCAACTGGTGTCCGCTGTCGTCGGTTGGCAGCACCAAGGTGACCTGCACCAATTCCACCCAGTACACGATCGCGAATGGCCAATATGCGGACAGCTATTGGCTCACGCGCCACTACTCGTTGCTCTACAGCGGCAGCAACATCCCGCTGCGCATCGATGAGGAACAGTCGGCGGCGCAGAACCTGATTCCGTTCGCGGTGACCACGGCCACCAACAACCAGGTCACCTACAAGATGCAGCTGTTCACCTATGACTGGACGCATCCGACCAAGTCCAGCCCCGTCACGGCCGTCACCAGTTCGATGAACGACGTGAACAACATGACCAGTTACACGGTGCCCAATTTCTACAACAACCAGGACAACTGGTATAACAACAACTGTCCGACCTCGAGCCTGTGCAACAGTGACCAGGGCACCGAAGTCCACAACATGCTGACCACGATGAACGGGGCGATGCCCGATCCCGGCGACGGCACCACCAGCGCGCAAGCGCAAGAAGTCCTGTTTATCATCACCGACGGTGTCACCGACGAACTGACCGGCGGCAGCCGCCGGAATCGCGAATGGAGCTCCACCAATCTGAGCGACTGCACGACGATCAAGAACCGCGGCATCCGAATCGCGATTCTCTACACCGAGTACCTGCCGGAATCGCTTGCCGGTGACTCGTGGTCGCAGTCCAACGTTGCACCTTACCTGCCCAACGTGGAGGGCGCGCTGAAAAGCTGCGCTTCGGCGCGGCCCGACGGTACGCCGCTCTATTACAAGGTGACCACCGATCAGAGCATTTCGGACGCGCTGACCGCCCTGTTTGCGCTGACCGTGCAATCGGCTCACCTCACGCGGTGAGTTTCGCCCGGTCCGGATGCCGGCCGCCTGTCAGCCCGGCCCCGTAATCGGCCGTTATAGCGGACAAGTCCGGGCGCAGGGTCAACCATCTGGTTGCACCGCTTGCTTCCCGTCAATGCGTGGTTTGCCGTATTCCCTCATCGGGGTCCCAGGCGCTGGATCAGGCCACTTTCCGGCCGGATTCGGAGTGCCCCATGGAACAACCCATACCCTCGCGTCGTCAATTCCTCGCGGCTGTCGGCAACCTCGCCAGCGCGGGCTGGATCGCGATGAACTGGCCGCAGATCGCCATCGCCGCCGAGCATGCCGGCCATAAGATGAACATGGCGGGCATGGACGACGCGCCGCCGACCACGCTCACCACGTTGAGCGCCGCCGAAGCGGCCGAGGTGGACGCGGTCGCGAACCAGATCGTACCCGGCGGCGCCACGCCGGGTGCGCGCGACGCCCGTGTGATCTATTTCATCGACAACGCGCTCGGCAGCTTCTTCGCCGCGCAGCTGCCGGCCTTCCGCAAGGGGCTGACCGAGTTCCAGACCGGCTACGCGGCTAAGTTCGGCGCCGGCAAGTTCTCCGCTGCGCCCGACGCCCAGCAGATCGCCTGGCTCAAGGAGGTCGACAAGACGCCCTTCTTCAACGCGGTGCGGCGCCTGACGGTGCTGGGGCTGATCGCCCTGCCGAAGTACGGCGGCAATCACGACAACCTCGGGTGGAAGCTGCTCGGCGTGGAGGACCAGCACGCCTGGGAGCCGCCCTTCGGCTTCTACGACAAGGATTACGCGGGGTTCCAGCCCTATCCCGGCACCAAGCCCTACAGCGCCTGACGGAGCAGCCCCCATGCCCAGCAAGACATACAAGACCAGCGAGACAGTGGATTTCGTCGTCGTCGGCTCCGGCGCCGCGGGCGGCATCGTGGCGCGCGAGCTGTCGCGCGCCGGCAACAGCGTCGTCGTCATGGAGCAGGGGCCGCGCATGGCGCCCGAGGACTTCGAGCACGACGAGCTGAAGTACCGCAACCTCTCGGGCATCACCAACAACCCGGCGACCAATCCGCAGAGTTTCCGCAGCAGCCCGGACGAGAAGGCCGAGCGCGCGGCCGGCCGTAATCCGCTGACCTATGCACGCATCGTCGGCGGCAGCAGCGCGCACTTCAACGCCAATTTCTGGAGGCTGCACGAGATCGACTTCATCGAGGGCAGCCGGCTGGGCCCGATCGAAGGCGCGAGCCTGGTCGACTGGCCGATCACCTATGCCGAGCTCGAGCCGTACTACACCAAGGTCGAATGGGAGGTCGGGGTCTCGGGGCTAGCCGGTTCGAGCCCCTTCGATTCCTGGCGCAGCAAGCCCTATCCGATGCCGCCGCTGCCGGTGAAGTCGTCGGGCGTTCTGTTCGAGCGCGGCGGGCGCAAGCTGGGCCTGCACCCGTACCCGGCGCCGATGGCGATCAATTCGGTGACCTACAAGGACCGCCCGCCCTGCGCGCAGTGCGGCCTCTGCGGCGGTTTCGGCTGCGAGGTGACGGCCAAGTCGTCGTCTGTATGGACCGTCATCCCAGAGGCCGAGGCGACTGGCCGCTGCGAGGTGCGTTCGGAAAGCTACGTTTTCCGCATCGGCATGAACAAGGCCGGCCGCGCTACGGGCGTCCACTATTTCGACAGCAACAAGGTCGAGCACTTCCAGAACGCGCGCGCCGTGGTGGTCTGCGGCAATGGTTCGGAGACCCCGAAGCTGCTGCTCAACTCGGCCGCCCCCGGCTTCGAGCACGGCCTGGCCAATTCCAGCGGGGCGGTGGGCAAGTACCTGATGTTCAACAAGGGCGGCGGCGCGATGGCGCGGTTCGAGCAGCCGCTCAACGAGTACAAGGGCGCCAACGTCACGCGCGTGATCCACGATTTCTACGATTCCGATCCGAAGCGCGGCTTCTACGGCGGCGGCGGCTTCGATGCGCGCTCGGGCGGCCCGCTGACCTGGGGGCAGAGCGTGCCCAAGGACACGCCCACCTGGGGGCAGGGGTTCAAGGAATACCTCGAATCCTACACCTACTGGATGAACTGCGCGGGCCACGGCACCTCGCTGGCGCAGGAGACCAACCGCATCGACATCGATCCCGAGCTCAAGGACGCCTGGGGCATTCCGTCGATGCGCGTCACCTACAAGGATCACCCCGACGACGTGAAGCATGCCAAGTGGCAGGTCGAGCGCGCCGTCGAGATCATGGACGCTGCCGGCGCCGCGCAGATCGTCCCGGGCGAAGTCGGCGAGGCCAACGGCGGCGTCCACCTGCTCGGCACCTGCCGCATGGGCAACAACCCGGCGACTTCGGTGGTCGACAAGTACAACCGCACGCACGACGTGAAGAACCTGTTCCTCTGCGACGGGTCGAGCATGGTGACCTCGGGCCGCGGCCAACCGACGCAGACGATCGAGGCTCTGGCCTTCCGCACCGGCGACTACATCTCCCGGTTCGCCAAGGCCGGCGAGATCTGAGGCGGCCTGAAGGGAGCGCTTTGGCGGAAGAGAGCTGGGTCGGGTCCGCTGTCCCGACCTAGCTCACTTCTTGCCGAGCCCCTCGGCCAGCATCTTCGCCGTGTCGGCGCTGGTCCAGTCGTGGCCGCCGACGTAGCGCCAGACTTCCTTGCCCGAAGCGTCGTAATAGACCGTCGTCGGCAGCGTGCTCGCGCCGTATTGGAAGGCGAGGTCGTTGCGCTGGTCGAGCCAGGGCTCGAGGTGCTTGAGGCCCTTGCCCTCGAGGAACGGCGCGACCTTCTCGGTGCCGGTCATGTCCTGCGACACGGTGAGCACCTTGATCTCGCCGCCGCGGGTCTCGGCCAGCTTGTCGAGCATCGGCAGTTCGAGCACGCAGGGCGCACACCAGGTCGCCCAAAGATTGACCAGCAGCGGCTTGCCCTTGAACGCGGCCAGCTTGGTCGTCTTGCCCGCGGCGTCGGTCAGCGAGAAGGCGGGCAGCGGACTGCCCTTGTGCGTGTAGTCGATCGCGCCGTTGAGACCTTTGGGCTCAACCGTGTCGGTCGGGATCGCGGCCGTCGAAGCCTGCGGTTGCGCCTTTTCGCCGCTCTCCCTATTGCAGCCCGCGACGGCAACGGCGAGCCCAAGGACGGCGAGATTGAGCGAACGGAACGATAGCAAGGCAGGCTCCAATACCATGTGGGGCGGACGGTTCGCGGAAGGGCCGTCTGCGATCATGCGCGAGATAAATGCCTCGATCCCCTTCGACAAGGCACTCTGGCGGCAGGACATAGCGGCATCGAAGGCCCATGTCGCGATGCTTGGTGCGCAAGGCATCGTCACGGCCGAGGATGCCAAGACGATCGCTGGCGGCCTCGACCAGGTCGCGGCCGAATACGAGGCTTCGGGCGTTCCCGAGAACTGGGACCTCGAAGACATCCACATGACCACCGAGAGCCGGCTCGCCGAGCTGATCGGGCCCGCCGCCGGGCGCCTGCACACGGCGCGCAGCCGCAACGACCAGGTCGCGACCGACTTCCGCCTCTGGGTGCGCGATGCGATGGACCAGGCCGAAGCGGGGCTGGTCGAACTGCAGAAGGCACTCGTCACGCGCGCCGGCGAGCATGCGGACAGCATCATGCCCGGTTTCACCCACCTGCAGACCGCGCAGCCGGTGACGCTGGGCCATCACCTCATGGCCTATTACGAGATGGCCGGGCGCGATCGCTCGCGTTTCGCCGATGCGCGCGCGCGGATGAACCGCTGCCCGCTGGGCGCCGCGGCGCTGGCGGGGACGGGCTTCCCGATCGACCGGGGTATGACCGCGGCGAGCCTCGGCTTCGACGGGCCGACGAACAACAGCCTCGATTCGGTGTCGGACCGCGACTTCGCGCTCGATTACCTGATGGCTGCCGCGCAATGCTCGCTGCACCTCTCGCGGCTGGCTGAGGAATTCATCATATGGGCGAGCCAGCCCTTCGGTTTCGCCGCGCTGCCCGACAGCCTGTCGACCGGCAGTTCGATCATGCCGCAGAAGAAGAACCCCGACGC
The window above is part of the Novosphingobium sp. G106 genome. Proteins encoded here:
- a CDS encoding TadE/TadG family type IV pilus assembly protein; amino-acid sequence: MAPRIAPFLRRPFFRRPFLKRLRESADGAALVEFAVAFPVLLLLYVGSYTLSDAIACNRKVTVTARTLTDLTTRYPLLTQADATNILNASAQVLSPYSVNNAIIGVSEVQVIDATHATVIWSKALNAPGLTAGTSVIIPNNMSPTGTYLILGQVQYAYTPSVRYFNTGSINLADSILMLPRVSDQVPLT
- a CDS encoding TadE/TadG family type IV pilus assembly protein; protein product: MRNPLLARLAAGCRAKLRHLKADRRGNVMMILGFALLPMVFATGFGIDYNRAMKLKTRMNAAADAAALAAVNVKMMQQPDSAAVAAARAMFNAQVTGLQGMVYDPTNPNNPTVQIVSTGGSTPGGP
- a CDS encoding gluconate 2-dehydrogenase subunit 3 family protein, whose translation is MEQPIPSRRQFLAAVGNLASAGWIAMNWPQIAIAAEHAGHKMNMAGMDDAPPTTLTTLSAAEAAEVDAVANQIVPGGATPGARDARVIYFIDNALGSFFAAQLPAFRKGLTEFQTGYAAKFGAGKFSAAPDAQQIAWLKEVDKTPFFNAVRRLTVLGLIALPKYGGNHDNLGWKLLGVEDQHAWEPPFGFYDKDYAGFQPYPGTKPYSA
- a CDS encoding GMC family oxidoreductase; the protein is MPSKTYKTSETVDFVVVGSGAAGGIVARELSRAGNSVVVMEQGPRMAPEDFEHDELKYRNLSGITNNPATNPQSFRSSPDEKAERAAGRNPLTYARIVGGSSAHFNANFWRLHEIDFIEGSRLGPIEGASLVDWPITYAELEPYYTKVEWEVGVSGLAGSSPFDSWRSKPYPMPPLPVKSSGVLFERGGRKLGLHPYPAPMAINSVTYKDRPPCAQCGLCGGFGCEVTAKSSSVWTVIPEAEATGRCEVRSESYVFRIGMNKAGRATGVHYFDSNKVEHFQNARAVVVCGNGSETPKLLLNSAAPGFEHGLANSSGAVGKYLMFNKGGGAMARFEQPLNEYKGANVTRVIHDFYDSDPKRGFYGGGGFDARSGGPLTWGQSVPKDTPTWGQGFKEYLESYTYWMNCAGHGTSLAQETNRIDIDPELKDAWGIPSMRVTYKDHPDDVKHAKWQVERAVEIMDAAGAAQIVPGEVGEANGGVHLLGTCRMGNNPATSVVDKYNRTHDVKNLFLCDGSSMVTSGRGQPTQTIEALAFRTGDYISRFAKAGEI
- a CDS encoding TlpA family protein disulfide reductase — translated: MLSFRSLNLAVLGLAVAVAGCNRESGEKAQPQASTAAIPTDTVEPKGLNGAIDYTHKGSPLPAFSLTDAAGKTTKLAAFKGKPLLVNLWATWCAPCVLELPMLDKLAETRGGEIKVLTVSQDMTGTEKVAPFLEGKGLKHLEPWLDQRNDLAFQYGASTLPTTVYYDASGKEVWRYVGGHDWTSADTAKMLAEGLGKK
- the argH gene encoding argininosuccinate lyase, coding for MWGGRFAEGPSAIMREINASIPFDKALWRQDIAASKAHVAMLGAQGIVTAEDAKTIAGGLDQVAAEYEASGVPENWDLEDIHMTTESRLAELIGPAAGRLHTARSRNDQVATDFRLWVRDAMDQAEAGLVELQKALVTRAGEHADSIMPGFTHLQTAQPVTLGHHLMAYYEMAGRDRSRFADARARMNRCPLGAAALAGTGFPIDRGMTAASLGFDGPTNNSLDSVSDRDFALDYLMAAAQCSLHLSRLAEEFIIWASQPFGFAALPDSLSTGSSIMPQKKNPDAAELVRGHSGRIVGCLTALMITMKGLPLAYSKDMQDDKPPVFEAASLLALSIAAMTGMVAETNFRTTRMRAAAELGYATATDLADWLVRQANIPFREAHHITGAAVKLAESRGVALDQLPLADLQAIDARITDAVYAALSVEASVAARASHGGTAPDEVRKRVAEARVALGLE